Genomic DNA from Bacillus oleivorans:
TCTTCATTGTCGATTCATCAATTTATAGAGAAGATTGTTCATATGGGTTGGACACTAGATCTTGTTACAACGGGATTCATCCATTTTAAAACAATGATCAATGAATGGCTGGAAAAGGCAGAGTTAACAAAAGATGAGCAGCTTGCTCTTTATCTCGAATTAGAACAAAAGATAATCTCCTTATACAAAACGGTCGTGACCAAATATACAGAAGCATGGGAAAGAACTGTCTCTCTTCAAAAAACAGCTTTACGCGAGCTATCCGCTCCTTTAATTCCTGTTTTTGAAGGTATTTGTGTTATGCCGTTAATTGGCACTATTGATACGGAACGGGCGAAACAAATAATGGAAACTTTATTGTCGGGTGTAGTTAAATATCGTTCAGAAGTCGTGTTAATTGATATAACTGGTGTACCTGTAGTCGATACGATGGTAGCTCATCACCTAATAAAGGTTGCAGAAGCTATTAGTTTAGTAGGTTCAAAGTGTATGCTGGCTGGGATCCGGCCTGAAATAGCACAAACGATTATTAATATTGGCATAAATTTAGATAATGTTCTTACAAACAATACCCTGCAAAAAGGTATGGAAAAAGCGTTAGAGATGACTAATCGCAAAATCGTGCGATTGGAGGGATCCGAATGAGAATACCAATATTGAAGCTTCATGATATTTTATTAGTTTCAATTCAGTGGGAACTCGATGATCAAACGGCATTACAGTTTC
This window encodes:
- a CDS encoding STAS domain-containing protein, which codes for MHSRLVNFLQEKEEEITDSWIEKMKESIDQGYETSVSGQVFQSTAQEFIRLTIAYISETNSSSLSIHQFIEKIVHMGWTLDLVTTGFIHFKTMINEWLEKAELTKDEQLALYLELEQKIISLYKTVVTKYTEAWERTVSLQKTALRELSAPLIPVFEGICVMPLIGTIDTERAKQIMETLLSGVVKYRSEVVLIDITGVPVVDTMVAHHLIKVAEAISLVGSKCMLAGIRPEIAQTIINIGINLDNVLTNNTLQKGMEKALEMTNRKIVRLEGSE